In Saccharicrinis fermentans DSM 9555 = JCM 21142, a genomic segment contains:
- a CDS encoding DUF3276 family protein encodes MEGYEKKEGFEKNDREEIFSKAVRAGKRTYFFDVKATRKNDYYLTITESKKKFEQDGRFHFEKHKVFLYKEDFEKFSDGLLEAVEYIKQNQPLIEDSEEQLVEAIPSNEYTNVEFEDLAE; translated from the coding sequence ATGGAAGGATATGAGAAAAAAGAAGGTTTTGAAAAGAATGATAGAGAAGAAATCTTTTCAAAAGCAGTAAGAGCAGGAAAAAGAACCTACTTTTTTGATGTTAAGGCTACTCGTAAAAATGATTATTACTTAACAATTACAGAAAGTAAAAAAAAGTTTGAACAAGACGGAAGATTTCATTTTGAAAAACACAAAGTTTTCCTTTATAAGGAAGATTTCGAAAAATTCTCTGATGGGTTATTGGAAGCTGTTGAATACATTAAACAAAACCAACCTCTTATAGAAGACTCCGAAGAACAACTAGTTGAGGCTATACCCAGCAACGAGTACACCAACGTAGAATTTGAGGATTTAGCTGAATAA